ATTCCTCAAAATCTGTTCGCTATCCCTGAGCGTTACTGCTACAGTCATAGCGACAATGGTTTTGTTGGCTTATTCCGGACTGATACTACCCATTCCGACAGCTCTAATTACCAACATCGCCGGTAGCGAAGAAGCGATATCCGTCATTCTCTTAAGCGTGGCGACTATCTTACTTACCAAAGCCAAAAGCGTGAAGCTTTTGCGCTGCCTTGGCATATCACTTTCCATATGCTTGCTTGCTGCAGGCATAATGGGTCTTGTTGGTTGCAACCTAAACCTTGCCTGCACGACGGATCAAACAGGCAAAGTTGCCGTTCAACTGACAGCAGGACAAATTCACCAACCCAGCCTCAACCTGTATTATTTGGAGCTGGTACTGTCAGGCATTTCGCTCTTGCTACTGCGGGCGACGAAGCACAACCTAGATCAAGTCTGGCACTTCACTAGCCAGCTTCTACTTCTGCCACCATTTATATCAATTGCCAGCCAGGTCATCGATTTCAGTCCAATACAAAATTTCGTTCATTTCAGTTTCATGTCCACCAGTACTGCATTTCTTTATTTATTAGCTATTACTGCAATAACTCTTTCTCGCTTTGATGTCGGTCTCGGTCATCTACTGAGCAATCGCAAGATAACCGGCATGGTTACTAGAAGAGTTTATCCAACAATGCTTGTACTGTTAGTCTGGCTAGCGCTTGTCGAACCGGGCGGCTTAACCTCAGGCTTCTTTCTAACTTCACTCAGCTTGGCAATATTTGCAATCTGCCTCATTTGCTCATACTTGCTTGCCATAGTTGCGTGGAGTAATGAAGCAATGAATAGCCTGAAGAAAAAGCACGCCCTTGCTCAGGAGCAAATGCTTATTGAACTTGCTCAAGCTCGAGATCAAGCGCTAGCTGCGTCCCGGCTCAAGTCGGAATTTCTCGCCAATATGTCTCATGAAATTCGCACGCCTTTGAATGCTGTTATAGGCATGAGTGATTTGCTTTCCCGCACAAAGCTCAGCTATGAGCAATTGCAATATGTCAACATCGTCAATCACGCAGGCGAAGCTTTGTTGGAGTTGATAAACGATATTCTGGATTTCTCCAAAATAGAAGCCGGCAAACTTGGATTGGAAATAGTGGACTTCGATGTTATGTCGGTTGTCGAAGGCACAGCCGAAATGCTCGCCAATAAATCACGAGAAAAGAATATCTCATTGATGACATTTATTTCGCCGGATATTCCTCCTGTCGTTTCAGGTGATCCATCCCGCATAAGACAAGTTCTGATGAACCTTGTAAGCAACAGTGTGAAGTTTACGGAGCAAGGCGAAGTAACTGTACGCGCAACAGTTAGCGGGTTTCAAGATGATGACGTACTTGTACGCTTCAGCGTCAGTGATACAGGAATAGGCATCGAAGAAAATGAACTGGACAACTTATTTGAACCATTCACCCAAGCCAATCAGTCCATTGCCAGACAATATGGAGGCACCGGACTAGGGCTATCTATTTCGAAACGATTGGTTGAATTGATGGGCGGTCAGATGGAGTTGACCAGTCAGGCACACAAAGGTTCGACGTTCTGGTTTACTGTGCCACTAAAAATAGTCCAGCCGGTGAACCAAGAGGACACCGAAAAATTTCGGTTGGAAAACACACGCCTTCTGGTAATCGAAGGACTTAGTGGTGCTAATGAGATAGTGGAATCGTACGCCAAATCCTGGAGAATGCGCGCGTATTCAGTGAAGAACGGCAGCGACGCACTTACAACGCTCATAAGCACACCAAAATCCGATCCTTTTCACATAGCTATTGTCGATGGCTCAATGGGACAAGACTTGGCTCTACAGTTGTCTAAATCGCTGAAGGAAATCGAGGAGCTGGGAGGTTTGAAACTAGTCTTGATGAGCGCATCAGAAGATCAATCCCTTGGTCAAAGAGCACTTGAAGCTGGATATTCCGCCTATTTGCAAAAACCAATTAAACAATCACAACTGTTTGATTGCATTGCCAATGTTTTGGTAGGACTACCTAAGAAAGGCACGATTGCAACTGAAAGCACCGACAATGCGAAGATTCAAAAAGGATCAGGAAAATCAATTCTTGTCGTGGAAGACAACCCAATAAATCAAAAGGTTGTGCTAATGATGCTGAAAGAGCTAGGCTATGCTGCTCATGCAGTAGGCAACGGCAAAGAAGCACTGCAGGCTGTAACTAGAACACATTACGGTCTTGTTCTCATGGATTGCCAAATGCCTGAGATGAACGGCTTTGAAGCAACAGCCGCCATTCGCAAACTCGATGCGCTAACAGGTAGACACACCCCAATCGTTGCCTTAACAGCCCATGCTATGTCTCAGGATCGCGAAGAGTGTTTATCATCCGGCATGGATGACTACATCAGCAAACCGGTCACGGCAAAAAGACTAGGAGAAGTTCTCACTCGCTGGTTGGATCAAACCGGACCAGAGAAGTTCATGAAGAAATTGTCTGAGGTAACTCCAGTCGCCGAAGGCGCAAAGCTGGTTCCGGTGCCAATAGATCTCGAAGTATTTGAGGAAACCTATGGACACAAGGCAGGCGGTGAATTACTGAAAGAATTCGTTGAGTCTACAACAACCATGCTAGGCCAAATTGCTTTGAGTCTGGACCACAAAGATTTGAACTCATTGCGATTTTTCGTGCACAAGCTGAAGGGTTCATGTGCGGCAGTCTATGCCACAGAAATGGTCCTCATAAGCCGCGACATTGAAGAAGCGATAAAAGGAGAAGACTGGACTGAGCTTGAAAAACAAAACCGATCACTGAACTCTTCATTTGGCCATCTTTGCTCTTATCTACAGCAAAGAATTTTGACCAGCAAAGAATCTTGACATCAACTATTGCCGTGTCTTAGCTGTTGAGCTTCAGCCAGAGAACGCATGGATATCTTGTGCTTTTTGAGCCAGCGGGAAATTGTATTGGGATCGCACCAACGATTTTCTGTCTCGCGATAGATGCGGGCAATTTCAACCGTGCTCAGCTTTTCCTTAACATACTTCTGGTAAAGCCAGTCGCGGTCTTGATATAGTGTCGTGCTGCGTAAGCTTTTGCCCATCCTCTACCCCAGCTCTAACCTGCTAGTGAATATAGTCATAATTTCATTGTGTTACGTTTAAGAGCTTCTGACAAGAGATAATCGATGAATTATCATGTATTTCCATGAAGAAACCTGAACCCAAACAACATATACCCCAGGTCGATAAGGTCCTACGCCATCCGGCTATCACTGAGACTTGCGAATATGTGCGCCGCGAGATTCTCACACGTCTGGTCAGGATAGAGCTTCAGGACCTGCGCGATGGCAAAAGCGACATCTATGAAGTTGGAGAAATCGCCGATAAAGTGCGCCGGAAGGCACTTTCCCTACTTGAGCCGCGCCTCAAACGTGTACTTAACGGCACCGGCGTTGTATTAAATACAAATCTCGGCCGAGCGCCTCTACCAAAGCAAGCCCTGGAAAATCTTCTTGAGACCGGACAACATTATTGCAATCTTGAATTTGACCTGGAGGCAGGACAAAGAGGGGAGCGTGCTAGTTACATTGAAGAGTTACTCAGACTTTTAACCGGATGTGAATCTGCAATTGTCGTCAACAATAATGCTGCTGCTGTTTTGCTCGCCGTAAATTCACTGGCACAAAAACGTGAAGTGATTGTTTCGCGCGGCGAATTAATAGAAATTGGCGGCAGTTTTCGTTTGCCGGAAGTAATTGAATCTGCCGGCGGCAAACTAAAGGAAGTGGGCACGACAAACAAGACTCGCGTTAAAGATTATCAGCATGCTCTCTCAAATAAGACGGGAATTCTGTTGCGTTGCCATCGATCCAATTTTGCAATTTCCGGTTTTTGTGAAGAAGCCAGTCGCGAGGAGTTAGTTGAACTTTCTCTCAAGAGCAAAATCCCACTTTTTGAAGATCTTGGATCTGGAGCACTAACAAGCTTCTACGAGAATATCGGCTCGCGCGAACCAATGGTCGCTGAAGTAATTCAAAAAGGCGTCAACTTA
The Candidatus Obscuribacterales bacterium DNA segment above includes these coding regions:
- a CDS encoding response regulator; the protein is MPNSSQLKQFLKICSLSLSVTATVIATMVLLAYSGLILPIPTALITNIAGSEEAISVILLSVATILLTKAKSVKLLRCLGISLSICLLAAGIMGLVGCNLNLACTTDQTGKVAVQLTAGQIHQPSLNLYYLELVLSGISLLLLRATKHNLDQVWHFTSQLLLLPPFISIASQVIDFSPIQNFVHFSFMSTSTAFLYLLAITAITLSRFDVGLGHLLSNRKITGMVTRRVYPTMLVLLVWLALVEPGGLTSGFFLTSLSLAIFAICLICSYLLAIVAWSNEAMNSLKKKHALAQEQMLIELAQARDQALAASRLKSEFLANMSHEIRTPLNAVIGMSDLLSRTKLSYEQLQYVNIVNHAGEALLELINDILDFSKIEAGKLGLEIVDFDVMSVVEGTAEMLANKSREKNISLMTFISPDIPPVVSGDPSRIRQVLMNLVSNSVKFTEQGEVTVRATVSGFQDDDVLVRFSVSDTGIGIEENELDNLFEPFTQANQSIARQYGGTGLGLSISKRLVELMGGQMELTSQAHKGSTFWFTVPLKIVQPVNQEDTEKFRLENTRLLVIEGLSGANEIVESYAKSWRMRAYSVKNGSDALTTLISTPKSDPFHIAIVDGSMGQDLALQLSKSLKEIEELGGLKLVLMSASEDQSLGQRALEAGYSAYLQKPIKQSQLFDCIANVLVGLPKKGTIATESTDNAKIQKGSGKSILVVEDNPINQKVVLMMLKELGYAAHAVGNGKEALQAVTRTHYGLVLMDCQMPEMNGFEATAAIRKLDALTGRHTPIVALTAHAMSQDREECLSSGMDDYISKPVTAKRLGEVLTRWLDQTGPEKFMKKLSEVTPVAEGAKLVPVPIDLEVFEETYGHKAGGELLKEFVESTTTMLGQIALSLDHKDLNSLRFFVHKLKGSCAAVYATEMVLISRDIEEAIKGEDWTELEKQNRSLNSSFGHLCSYLQQRILTSKES
- the selA gene encoding L-seryl-tRNA(Sec) selenium transferase, translating into MKKPEPKQHIPQVDKVLRHPAITETCEYVRREILTRLVRIELQDLRDGKSDIYEVGEIADKVRRKALSLLEPRLKRVLNGTGVVLNTNLGRAPLPKQALENLLETGQHYCNLEFDLEAGQRGERASYIEELLRLLTGCESAIVVNNNAAAVLLAVNSLAQKREVIVSRGELIEIGGSFRLPEVIESAGGKLKEVGTTNKTRVKDYQHALSNKTGILLRCHRSNFAISGFCEEASREELVELSLKSKIPLFEDLGSGALTSFYENIGSREPMVAEVIQKGVNLVSISADKLLGGPQAGIVLGDRKLIKLLRKNPLYRCLRPDKLVVSMLESLLADYLTPNYEDTIPVLAMTKATAQDIKGRVEAFIQNNSELENLKLTIKQTSSKAGGGSLPETDIVSFALVIDAPVSASKLAKLLRNSSTPIIPLIVDEQVIIDFRTITKGDERVLLDCLRCIDQVAFLPQDIRPENGAIISRSGKHSKSIIREEI